A DNA window from Luteolibacter luteus contains the following coding sequences:
- the rpsB gene encoding 30S ribosomal protein S2 produces the protein MINELISEMVDAGVHYGHQTKKWNPKMKPYLMKDKGGIYIINLEQTVKCLDKASDFLSDLAGKGKKILFVGCKRQAQDAVREAAEATGQYYVNHRWLGGMLTNMATVKKSIERLKWLENIEKQPEFKSMSKKELSALGREREKLLRNLRGIRGLEGKPDAIVIVDSARESIAVAEARRLEIPIVAIVDTNADPSVVNYPVPGNDDAVRSIRIILQNLVDAIVVAKKG, from the coding sequence ATGATCAACGAACTCATCAGCGAGATGGTGGACGCCGGCGTCCACTACGGCCACCAGACCAAGAAGTGGAACCCGAAAATGAAGCCCTACCTCATGAAGGACAAGGGCGGGATCTACATCATCAATCTGGAGCAAACGGTGAAGTGCCTGGACAAGGCCTCCGATTTCCTTTCCGACCTCGCCGGCAAGGGCAAGAAGATCCTCTTCGTGGGTTGCAAGCGCCAGGCTCAGGACGCCGTCCGCGAAGCCGCTGAAGCAACCGGCCAATACTACGTCAATCACCGCTGGCTCGGCGGCATGCTGACGAACATGGCCACCGTCAAGAAGTCCATCGAGCGCCTCAAGTGGCTCGAGAACATCGAGAAGCAGCCGGAATTCAAGTCCATGTCCAAGAAGGAGCTCTCCGCTCTTGGCCGTGAGCGCGAGAAGCTGCTGCGCAACCTCCGCGGCATCCGCGGTCTGGAAGGCAAGCCGGACGCCATCGTCATCGTTGACTCCGCCCGCGAGTCCATCGCTGTCGCCGAAGCCCGCCGCCTCGAGATCCCGATCGTCGCGATCGTCGACACCAACGCCGATCCGTCCGTGGTGAACTACCCGGTTCCCGGCAACGACGACGCCGTCCGCTCGATCCGCATCATCCTTCAGAACCTGGTCGACGCGATCGTCGTCGCCAAGAAGGGCTGA
- a CDS encoding VanW family protein — protein sequence MLLSHRHPLLYRLAVEYHRLRRQIAWQKDRSRFAQKHDGQLPHLVKRHSSRLIKVLGDSDIQLQRNKVVNLGIVAPLIDGVRIGPGEAFSFCRLVGKPTRKRGFLEGMELSMGKAQSGVGGGICQMANLLNWLVLHSPLTVTERSAHSFDPFPDQNRSIPFGTGCAVFYNYVDFCFRNDTAETFQLKIWLTGTDLWGELRSEQEIGETYKIYEEKHRFLRRGGEFFRSNEIWRRVMERKTGRHLRDEKVKENFVRVMYLPESWEEG from the coding sequence ATGCTTCTCAGCCACCGGCACCCGCTCCTTTACCGTCTCGCCGTGGAGTATCATCGCCTGCGCCGTCAGATCGCCTGGCAGAAGGACCGGAGCCGTTTTGCGCAGAAGCACGACGGCCAATTGCCTCACCTGGTGAAGCGCCATTCTTCCCGGCTGATCAAGGTCCTCGGCGATTCCGACATCCAGCTCCAGCGGAACAAGGTGGTGAATCTGGGAATCGTGGCCCCGCTGATTGATGGCGTCCGCATTGGACCGGGCGAGGCTTTCTCCTTCTGCCGTCTGGTCGGGAAGCCGACCCGGAAGCGCGGTTTCTTGGAAGGGATGGAGCTTTCGATGGGAAAAGCGCAGTCCGGCGTGGGCGGAGGAATCTGTCAGATGGCGAACCTGCTGAATTGGCTGGTCCTTCATAGCCCGCTGACCGTGACGGAGCGGAGTGCGCATAGTTTCGATCCTTTTCCCGATCAGAACCGCAGCATCCCCTTCGGCACCGGCTGCGCGGTATTCTACAATTACGTCGATTTTTGCTTCCGGAACGACACCGCCGAGACCTTTCAACTCAAGATCTGGCTGACCGGGACGGACTTGTGGGGCGAGCTGCGCTCCGAGCAGGAAATCGGGGAGACCTACAAGATCTACGAGGAGAAGCACCGCTTCCTGCGGCGCGGCGGGGAATTCTTCCGGAGTAATGAGATCTGGCGGCGGGTGATGGAACGCAAGACCGGGCGCCACCTGCGCGACGAGAAGGTGAAGGAGAACTTCGTCCGGGTCATGTACTTGCCGGAGAGCTGGGAGGAGGGCTGA
- a CDS encoding right-handed parallel beta-helix repeat-containing protein, protein MDPCAAADHVVTTQEEFEALNSIDFEPGDRILLAGGSTFTGSLIFGPNDSGTDEQGQLIAPIILTSLGEERATISAGDGNALLFYNAGGIEVSRLNLTGSGVAPDGMTTSTGSGLTFYTDSEGDLKYRHLRVDEVDVSGFGSRGLVIGGYNGNSGYDDVRITRVHAHHNLHSGIETFGFTGSKSSLANVTVSECVANDQAGDPASTVNTGSGITLGGVTGGLIEHCVAYGNGANNQPAEGPIGIWAYHSSNVVIQHNESHHNVTSNGDGGGFDLDIGVTQSVMQYNYSHDNAGAGFLVYGKSGSSGNADNVVRYNVSENDGRDPGSFAASGICVCDNIDDLAVYGNTVLISAAAGITTIPAIKVMEAGNDPDDIVIANNIFVSSGDTRLVYQDSDGDVRFAGNNYWSSGDNFVIRDNGSTYSSLSSWRSSKGQEKLSGKSTGSTLDPLFDIPDVSIESTGNSRLAAFRLRSSSPLISKGLNLKTSFGIDTGPRDLFGGPSLQGTAHEVGAHELAVDPPKILGTASSPDGPGIVIRYQSEIGVSFAVRRSNTLTGDPETEWPLAAPTGPGNGLVLEYVDTPLEGGRYFYVLVRE, encoded by the coding sequence ATGGATCCTTGTGCTGCCGCAGACCACGTCGTCACCACGCAGGAAGAGTTCGAGGCACTGAACTCCATCGACTTCGAACCCGGCGATCGGATCCTGCTGGCAGGAGGTAGCACTTTCACAGGTAGCCTGATTTTCGGCCCCAACGATTCTGGCACGGACGAGCAGGGGCAGCTGATTGCGCCGATCATCCTGACGTCGCTCGGCGAGGAGCGTGCGACGATCTCCGCGGGGGACGGCAATGCCCTCTTGTTCTACAACGCCGGAGGCATCGAGGTAAGCCGCTTGAACCTTACGGGATCAGGAGTTGCCCCGGATGGCATGACCACGAGCACGGGTAGCGGCCTGACCTTCTACACCGACTCCGAGGGGGACTTGAAATATCGCCACCTCCGCGTCGATGAAGTCGATGTCAGCGGATTCGGCAGCCGGGGCCTCGTCATCGGAGGCTACAACGGCAACTCCGGCTACGATGACGTCCGCATCACTCGTGTGCATGCTCATCACAATCTTCATAGCGGGATCGAAACCTTCGGCTTCACCGGCTCCAAATCCTCCCTCGCGAACGTCACGGTTTCCGAATGTGTGGCAAACGATCAAGCCGGAGATCCAGCCAGTACGGTGAACACCGGCAGTGGCATCACACTCGGCGGCGTCACCGGAGGCTTGATCGAACACTGTGTAGCTTACGGCAATGGTGCCAACAACCAGCCTGCCGAAGGCCCCATCGGGATTTGGGCTTACCATTCCAGCAACGTCGTCATCCAGCACAACGAATCCCACCACAACGTCACCTCCAACGGAGATGGCGGCGGCTTCGACCTCGACATTGGCGTGACCCAATCGGTCATGCAGTACAATTACAGCCACGACAATGCGGGGGCCGGCTTTCTCGTCTACGGCAAGAGTGGCAGCAGCGGAAACGCGGACAATGTGGTCCGCTACAACGTTTCCGAAAACGACGGGCGCGATCCTGGATCCTTCGCGGCCTCGGGAATCTGCGTCTGCGATAATATCGATGATCTCGCGGTCTACGGAAACACCGTCCTCATCAGCGCCGCAGCTGGCATCACCACCATCCCGGCGATCAAGGTGATGGAAGCGGGCAACGATCCAGATGACATCGTGATCGCCAACAATATCTTCGTTTCGTCGGGAGACACCCGCCTCGTTTACCAGGATTCGGATGGGGATGTTCGCTTCGCTGGAAACAACTATTGGTCGAGCGGGGATAACTTCGTGATCCGTGACAACGGCTCCACCTACTCCAGCCTCAGTTCGTGGCGGAGTAGCAAGGGGCAAGAGAAACTCAGTGGCAAGTCCACCGGATCCACTCTCGATCCCCTTTTTGATATCCCCGATGTGAGCATCGAAAGCACCGGCAACTCGCGGCTGGCAGCCTTTCGGCTTCGCTCCAGTTCACCGCTCATCAGCAAAGGGTTGAATCTGAAGACGAGCTTCGGGATCGATACCGGCCCCAGAGATCTCTTCGGCGGACCATCCCTCCAAGGAACCGCTCATGAGGTCGGAGCTCACGAACTGGCGGTCGATCCGCCGAAAATCCTCGGCACAGCTTCGAGCCCGGATGGCCCGGGAATCGTGATCCGCTATCAATCCGAGATCGGGGTCTCCTTCGCCGTGCGGCGTTCGAACACCCTGACGGGCGATCCCGAGACGGAATGGCCGCTGGCTGCTCCCACGGGACCGGGCAACGGACTCGTGTTGGAATATGTCGATACCCCGCTCGAGGGTGGACGCTATTTCTATGTGCTGGTCCGCGAGTGA
- a CDS encoding MBL fold metallo-hydrolase, with amino-acid sequence MKASTGASEISRRGFVGSALAGMAALSAKAAAETPAAATPFRDPYVYRFKIGDLEAFSISDCNLGFREGLGLMWPEEDRPKMKEAMQQHGERLDSLPLYVNVLVIRSGNDVALFDAGFGKGGNPQMGWLNDGLAAVGISPDQVTAGFLSHAHSDHLNGFVHQGKPAFPNAKIYLLEDELKFWRSPEPDFSKSKRDKGQIPGMIKEVRSHFDTLQENLRPVTDGTEVLGGIVRIEAAPGHTDGHACFRIRSGNDELLHLMDLAHHHLLMFADPDWTIAFDHDPVTAVVTRKKYWNEAVEKRTRCYAFHLPWPGLGHIMQDGQTYRWWAERWSWGA; translated from the coding sequence ATGAAAGCATCCACCGGAGCTTCCGAGATCTCCCGCCGCGGCTTCGTCGGGTCCGCCTTGGCGGGCATGGCCGCGCTCAGTGCCAAGGCTGCCGCCGAGACCCCGGCAGCGGCAACGCCCTTCCGCGATCCCTACGTCTACCGCTTCAAGATCGGCGATCTGGAGGCGTTTTCGATCAGCGATTGCAATCTCGGCTTCCGGGAAGGCTTGGGCCTGATGTGGCCGGAGGAAGATCGCCCGAAGATGAAGGAGGCGATGCAACAGCACGGCGAGCGGCTCGATTCGCTGCCGCTATATGTGAACGTCCTCGTCATCCGCAGCGGCAATGACGTGGCGCTCTTCGATGCCGGATTTGGAAAAGGCGGCAATCCTCAGATGGGCTGGCTGAACGACGGGCTCGCTGCGGTCGGGATTTCGCCGGATCAGGTCACCGCCGGCTTCTTGAGCCACGCTCATTCAGACCACCTCAATGGCTTCGTCCACCAGGGCAAACCGGCTTTCCCTAACGCGAAGATTTATCTGCTCGAAGACGAGCTGAAATTCTGGCGCTCGCCGGAACCGGATTTCTCCAAGTCCAAGCGGGACAAGGGGCAGATCCCGGGCATGATCAAGGAAGTCCGTTCACACTTCGATACCCTGCAGGAGAATCTTCGCCCGGTCACCGATGGCACCGAGGTTCTGGGCGGGATCGTACGGATCGAGGCGGCACCAGGCCATACCGACGGCCACGCGTGCTTCCGTATCCGCTCGGGAAATGACGAGCTGCTCCATCTGATGGACCTCGCTCACCATCACCTTCTGATGTTCGCAGACCCGGATTGGACGATCGCTTTCGACCACGATCCCGTGACTGCCGTCGTCACGCGGAAGAAGTATTGGAACGAAGCTGTGGAGAAGCGGACCCGCTGTTACGCCTTCCACCTTCCCTGGCCGGGGCTAGGCCATATCATGCAAGATGGCCAGACCTACCGCTGGTGGGCGGAGCGCTGGAGCTGGGGCGCTTGA
- the tsf gene encoding translation elongation factor Ts, whose product MITASLVNELRKKTNVGMMECKKALTETNGDIDAAVTYLRERGMMKAAAKADREASEGIIAARLSADGKTGILIEVNCETDFVSRNDNYVAFVGEIADTLAASSAKTLEEALAVKLGDISVEDFVKAKTLELGENMRLRKFERFDLADNGAIAQYIHMGGKVGVLLEVSASNGDTASKEEFRDLVKDITLHIAAAAPKGLSRDEITADIIEAEKNIYRAQLAAEGKPEAMIEKIVEGKIGKFFSEAVLLEQAFVKDPDTSIKKLVEAKGKEVGDTLVVRRFVRFGLGE is encoded by the coding sequence ATGATCACCGCATCTCTCGTCAACGAACTCCGCAAGAAGACCAACGTCGGCATGATGGAGTGCAAGAAGGCACTCACCGAAACCAACGGCGACATCGACGCTGCCGTGACCTACCTGCGTGAGCGTGGGATGATGAAGGCCGCCGCCAAGGCCGACCGCGAAGCCTCCGAAGGCATCATCGCCGCCCGCCTTTCGGCTGACGGCAAGACCGGCATCCTGATCGAAGTGAACTGCGAGACCGACTTCGTGTCCCGCAACGACAACTACGTGGCTTTCGTGGGCGAGATCGCCGACACGCTTGCCGCTTCCAGCGCGAAGACCCTCGAGGAAGCTCTGGCCGTGAAGCTCGGTGACATCTCCGTGGAAGACTTCGTGAAGGCCAAGACCCTCGAACTCGGCGAGAACATGCGCCTCCGCAAGTTCGAGCGCTTCGACCTGGCTGACAACGGCGCGATCGCCCAGTACATCCACATGGGTGGCAAGGTGGGCGTGCTTCTGGAGGTGTCCGCCTCCAACGGCGACACCGCTTCCAAGGAAGAGTTCCGCGACCTGGTGAAGGACATCACCCTCCACATCGCCGCTGCCGCTCCGAAGGGCCTGTCCCGCGACGAGATCACCGCCGATATCATCGAAGCCGAGAAGAACATCTACCGCGCCCAGCTGGCTGCCGAAGGCAAGCCGGAAGCCATGATCGAGAAGATCGTGGAAGGTAAGATCGGCAAGTTCTTCTCCGAAGCCGTGCTCCTCGAGCAGGCCTTCGTGAAGGACCCGGACACCTCGATCAAGAAGCTCGTGGAAGCCAAGGGCAAGGAAGTGGGCGACACCCTCGTCGTCCGCCGCTTCGTGCGCTTCGGCCTGGGCGAATAA
- a CDS encoding NPCBM/NEW2 domain-containing protein, translating into MKLTLRAALLAPAFFAPLMASPQEEIATKVPQAKAILEAWQSKEPVKAEKKVHIVYWSPSDREPAPQHRERLGAIMEDIRDFYAKEMKTLGFGPLTIRLDYADDGKMKVHEVKSRLPYEKFEVQSGAQIRTECLPVLRAAGIDPEKETIVIFCNMSNWDPEKRTINQNSPYYAGGTNRSGTAWQVDSPILNLDSLSKKEPRVRDKQYGDISIGRYNSIFIGGVCHELGHALGLPHNEARPDEAAAFGTALMGSGNRTYGENLRGEGKGSFLGLTHGLKLASHPIFCGSVKGIDLRPNGELHDVKIENKGKSFTFTGKVTADPAPYAVLGYMDPDGGGDYDATSCTAIPDKDGNFTLEANALEAGKSGVFRVVIMQVNGAASSFAGATTPFAYPYLVAADGSVDLSATQARMQLKPLTDAVAKNDNAAIAKALADLEALKPEPLVLETARVLAGSLSATPGPVPSEAKGDTCHLADAQPLSAKVGYGRAVFNRLPEDGLLFSCASRLFPRGIYAHAPAKHIWSLDGKWKTFTAHAGLPDGRDGGSCVFVVKGDGKELSRSKTTEGGQLVSMALSVEGVKQLELTVEDAGDGIGSDWGCWFDPAVSR; encoded by the coding sequence GTGAAATTGACTCTTCGCGCCGCATTGCTCGCTCCGGCCTTCTTTGCTCCTCTCATGGCCTCCCCTCAGGAGGAGATCGCCACCAAGGTCCCCCAAGCCAAGGCCATCCTCGAGGCTTGGCAGTCGAAGGAGCCGGTCAAGGCGGAAAAGAAGGTCCATATCGTTTACTGGAGCCCTTCCGACCGGGAACCGGCTCCGCAGCATCGTGAGCGCCTCGGTGCGATCATGGAAGATATCCGAGACTTCTACGCGAAGGAGATGAAGACCCTCGGCTTCGGTCCGCTGACGATCCGCCTCGACTACGCGGACGACGGAAAGATGAAGGTCCATGAGGTGAAAAGCCGCCTGCCCTACGAGAAGTTTGAAGTCCAATCCGGCGCTCAGATCCGCACCGAGTGCCTTCCGGTGCTGAGGGCTGCGGGGATCGATCCGGAGAAGGAGACGATCGTGATCTTCTGTAACATGTCGAACTGGGATCCGGAGAAGCGCACGATCAATCAGAACAGCCCCTACTACGCCGGCGGCACCAACCGCAGCGGCACCGCATGGCAGGTGGACTCGCCCATCCTCAATCTCGATTCACTGTCGAAGAAGGAGCCCCGCGTGCGGGACAAGCAGTACGGCGATATCTCGATCGGCCGTTACAATTCCATCTTCATCGGCGGCGTCTGCCATGAGCTGGGCCATGCGCTCGGCTTGCCCCACAATGAAGCGCGGCCCGACGAAGCAGCGGCCTTTGGCACGGCGCTCATGGGCAGCGGCAACCGCACCTATGGCGAGAACCTGCGCGGGGAAGGAAAGGGTTCGTTCCTAGGGCTCACCCACGGCCTCAAGCTTGCCTCGCATCCGATCTTCTGCGGCTCCGTGAAGGGGATCGACCTTCGACCGAACGGCGAACTCCACGATGTGAAGATCGAGAACAAGGGCAAGAGCTTCACCTTCACCGGAAAGGTCACGGCGGATCCCGCACCTTACGCCGTGCTCGGCTACATGGACCCCGATGGCGGCGGCGACTATGATGCGACGAGTTGCACGGCCATCCCGGACAAGGACGGCAATTTCACCTTGGAAGCAAATGCCCTGGAAGCCGGTAAGTCCGGTGTTTTTCGCGTGGTGATCATGCAGGTGAATGGCGCTGCCAGCTCCTTTGCCGGTGCGACGACTCCGTTTGCCTATCCCTATCTGGTTGCCGCAGATGGCTCCGTGGATCTTTCCGCGACCCAAGCGCGCATGCAGCTCAAACCCCTCACGGATGCCGTGGCGAAGAATGACAATGCCGCCATCGCGAAGGCATTAGCGGATCTTGAAGCTCTCAAGCCGGAGCCCTTGGTTCTGGAGACGGCCCGCGTGCTTGCCGGATCGCTTTCCGCGACTCCGGGGCCTGTTCCTTCCGAGGCGAAAGGTGACACCTGCCATCTCGCCGATGCCCAGCCGCTCTCGGCGAAGGTCGGCTATGGCCGGGCCGTCTTCAACCGCCTCCCGGAGGATGGCTTGCTGTTCTCGTGCGCCTCCCGTCTTTTCCCACGCGGTATCTATGCCCACGCCCCGGCAAAGCACATCTGGAGCCTGGATGGAAAATGGAAGACCTTCACCGCCCATGCGGGCCTGCCTGATGGCCGTGATGGCGGCTCTTGTGTCTTCGTGGTGAAGGGGGATGGCAAGGAACTCTCCCGCTCCAAGACGACCGAGGGAGGACAGCTCGTTTCCATGGCTCTTTCGGTGGAGGGTGTGAAGCAACTGGAGCTGACCGTGGAAGATGCCGGGGATGGCATCGGCTCGGACTGGGGTTGCTGGTTTGACCCTGCGGTGTCGCGCTGA